A window from Candidatus Dadabacteria bacterium encodes these proteins:
- a CDS encoding AEC family transporter — MPDFGFPLRLEVTDAGIVRIVLPVFLIVAVGFVFGRLKRVDISSVNDLVLYIAAPCLIFSSFASPAMDINFVVKIFGFFVCVSAVCLLAGLAFTKILGLPRRVYAPTMVFANNGNMGLPLILFAFGQEGFQIAVVCMVAMAVLHYTAGVALVSPRGAVAEIFKLPLIYAAVGGMWVNFGGHEVPVFLDRAVGLLGDIAVPGMMFVLGYRLSECSVSNFWVSSLFGVSRVAVGLVSALLIVPFFAVPDLAAKVMVLQCAMPTAVTCLVLAEKYGAEPEKVASVIAVGTAVSFAVLPTIISYLGVPSQ; from the coding sequence CGGTTTTTCTTATTGTGGCGGTGGGGTTTGTGTTCGGCAGGCTCAAGCGCGTTGACATCTCGTCCGTAAACGACCTGGTTCTCTACATTGCCGCGCCGTGTCTCATCTTTTCCTCATTCGCCTCGCCGGCGATGGACATTAATTTCGTTGTAAAGATCTTCGGGTTTTTCGTCTGCGTTTCGGCGGTATGCCTGCTTGCGGGGCTCGCCTTCACGAAGATACTGGGGCTGCCGCGCCGCGTTTACGCGCCCACAATGGTGTTTGCCAACAACGGCAACATGGGGCTGCCGCTCATTCTGTTCGCTTTCGGGCAGGAGGGGTTTCAGATTGCGGTCGTGTGCATGGTGGCGATGGCGGTTCTTCACTACACCGCCGGGGTCGCCCTTGTGAGCCCGCGCGGCGCGGTGGCGGAGATATTCAAGCTGCCGCTCATATACGCGGCGGTCGGGGGGATGTGGGTGAATTTCGGCGGGCACGAAGTCCCGGTTTTTCTGGACAGGGCGGTGGGTCTTCTCGGAGACATTGCGGTTCCGGGGATGATGTTCGTGCTGGGATACCGGCTTTCGGAGTGTTCGGTTTCAAACTTCTGGGTTTCCTCCCTGTTCGGGGTTTCGCGCGTGGCGGTCGGGCTGGTGAGCGCGCTTTTGATAGTTCCGTTTTTCGCCGTGCCGGACCTTGCGGCCAAGGTTATGGTTCTTCAGTGCGCCATGCCCACGGCGGTTACCTGCCTCGTGCTTGCGGAAAAATACGGCGCTGAACCGGAGAAAGTGGCGTCCGTCATTGCGGTCGGAACGGCGGTCTCTTTCGCCGTCCTGCCGACCATCATTTCATATCTTGGCGTGCCCAGTCAGTAG